The proteins below are encoded in one region of Equus przewalskii isolate Varuska chromosome 1, EquPr2, whole genome shotgun sequence:
- the DIS3L gene encoding DIS3-like exonuclease 1 isoform X1 produces the protein MLQKREKVLLLRTFRGRTLRIVREHYLRPSVPCNSPLCPRPAACRSDGKLLSSDVTHYVIPDWKIVQDYLEILEFAELKGIIFMQTACQAVQHQRGRRQYNKLRNLLKDARHDCVLFANEFQQHCYLPRERGESLEKWQTRSIYNAAVWYYHHCQDRMPIVMVTEDEEAIQQYGSETEGVFVISFKNYLDNFWPDLKAAHELCDSILQSRRERENESQEGHGKEYPEHLPLEVLEAGIKSGRYIQGTLNVNKHRAQIEAFVRLQGASSKDSGLVSDVLIHGMKARNRSIHGDVVVVELLPKNDWKGRTVALCENDGDDKASGEPPSEPMPTGRVVGILQKNWRDYVVTFPSKEEVQSQGKNAQKILVTPWDYRIPKIRISTQQAEALQDFRVVVRIDSWESTSVYPNGHFVRVLGRIGDLEAEIATILVENSISVVPFSEAQMCEMPVNTPENPWKVNPEDERERRDLRKTHLVFSIDPKGCEDVDDTLSVRTLHNGNLELGVHIADVTHFVAPNSYIDIEARTRATTYYLADRRYDMLPSVLSADLCSLLGGVDRYAVSVMWELDKTSYEIKKVWYGRTIIRSAYKLFYEAAQELLDGNVSIVDDIPEFRNLDEKSREARLKELVWAIGKLTDIARHVRAKRDRCGALELEGVEVRVQLDEKKNIHDLIPKQPLEVHETVAECMILANHWVAKKIWESFPHQALMRQHPPPHQEFFSELRECAKAKGFVIDTRSNKTLADSLDKANDPNDPIVNRLLRSMATQAMSNALYFSTGSCAEEEFHHYGLALDKYTHFTSPIRRYSDIIVHRLLMAAISKDKKMEIKENLFSNKDLEELCRHINNRNRAAQHSQKQSTELFQCMYFKDKDPETEERCISDGVIYSIRTNGVLVFIPRFGIKGAAYLKNKDGLVISCGADSRSEWKPGSLQRFQNKITSTTTEGASVTFHLFDHVTVRISVQASRCHSDTIRLEIISNKPYMIPDTECFQQSALLLKSELVKEVTRSVEEAQLAQEVQVNVIQEDYQKYCQTKGRSLYLLLEEIRDLALLDVSNSSGV, from the exons ACAGTATAACAAATTGCGAAACCTCCTGAAGGATGCGCGTCATGACTGCGTTCTCTTTGCTAATGAATTCCAGCAGCACTGCTATCTCCCTCGGGAGAGAGGAGAATCCTTGGAAAAGTGGCAGACCAG GAGCATCTACAATGCAGCCGTTTGGTACTATCACCACTGCCAGGATAGGATGCCAATCGTTATGGTGACAGAAGATGAAGAGGCAATCCAGCAGTATGGAAGCGAAACAGAAGGAGTGTTTGTGATTTCTTTCAAG AATTACCTGGACAATTTTTGGCCTGATTTAAAGGCGGCCCATGAGCTTTGTGATTCTATCCTTCAGTCTCGACGGGAAAGGGAGAATGAGAGTCAGGAGGGCCACGGCAAGGAGTACCCAGAACATCTTCCCCTGGAAGTGTTAGAAGCCGGCATCAAATCTGGACGCTATATCCAG GGAACTCTGAACGTCAACAAACACAGAGCTCAAATAGAAGCTTTTGTTCGACTTCAAGGAGCCAGCAGTAAAGATTCAG GTTTAGTCAGCGACGTCCTAATCCATGGGATGAAGGCTCGAAACCGCTCGATTCACGGGGACGTGGTCGTTGTGGAGCTGCTCCCTAAAAATGACTGGAAAGGGAGAACCGTCGCCCTGTGCGAGAATGACGGTGACGACAAGGCCTCGGGCGAGCCCCCGAGTGAGCCCATGCCCACAG gCAGAGTGGTGGGCATCCTTCAGAAGAACTGGCGGGATTATGTGGTGACATTTCCATCCAAAGAAGAGGTCCAATCTCAGGGCAAAAATGCTCAGAAAATCCTAGTCACGCCTTGGGATTACAGAATTCCCAAAATCCGAATTAGCACCCAGCAAGCAGAAGCCCTCCAG gACTTCAGGGTGGTTGTGCGCATAGATTCCTGGGAGTCGACATCCGTGTATCCAAACGGACATTTTGTGCGTGTCTTAGGAAGAATCGGAGATCTGGAAGCGGAGATTGCAACCATCCTGGTGGAAAACAGCATCTCAGTTGTTCCCTTCTCAGAAGCCCAG ATGTGTGAGATGCCAGTGAACACACCCGAAAATCCCTGGAAGGTGAATCCTGAAGACGAACGAGAACGCAGAGACTTGAGGAAAACCCATCTTGTATTCAGCATCGACCCCAAAGGTTGTGAAGATGTGGATGACACACTCTCAGTCAGAACCTTACATAACGGCAATCTGGAACTTGGGGTCCACATTGCAGACGTAACTCACTTTGTGGCACCAAATTCCTATATTGATATTGAAGCTAGAACAAG GGCCACCACTTATTATTTAGCAGACCGTCGCTATGACATGCTGCCCTCCGTCCTCAGCGCTGACTTGTGCTCCCTCCTGGGAGGCGTCGATAG GTATGCTGTAAGCGTCATGTGGGAATTGGATAAAACCTCCTATGAAATTAAGAAAGTGTGGTATGGCAGAACCATTATTCGATCAGCGTATAAACTCTTTTATGAAGCAGCCCAGGAACTGCTGGATGGAAATGTCAGCATTGTTGATGAtattccagaattcagaaacttgGATGAGAAGAGCAGAGAAGCCAGGCTCAAGGAGTTAGTGTGGGCAATCGGAAAGCTGACTGACATAGCACGCCACGTCCGAGCTAAACGAGACCGCTGTGGTGCCCTGGAACTGGAAGGGGTGGAGGTTCGCGTCCAGCTAGACGAGAAAAAGAACATTCATGACCTCATCCCCAAGCAGCCCCTGGAGGTCCACGAGACGGTGGCTGAGTGCATGATCCTGGCCAACCACTGGGTAGCCAAGAAGATCTGGGAGAGCTTCCCTCATCAAGCCCTCATGCGCCAACACCCTCCGCCACACCAGGAGTTTTTCTCCGAACTCCGAGAATGTGCTAAAGCAAAAGGTTTCGTCATAGACACACG GTCCAACAAAACACTGGCTGATTCTCTGGATAAGGCAAATGACCCCAATGACCCCATCGTAAACAGGTTGCTACGATCTATGGCTACACAGGCCATGTCTAATGCACTGTATTTCTCCACTGGATCGTGTGCAGAGGAAGAGTTCCATCATTAtg gtcTTGCATTAGATAAATATACTCACTTTACTTCTCCAATAAGAAGATATTCAGATATTATAGTACACCGATTGTTAATGGCAGCCAtttcaaaagataagaaaatggaaattaaggaaaatttgtTCAGTAACAAAGATCTTGAGGAATTATGCAGACATATCAACAACAGAAACCGA GCAGCCCAGCATTCTCAGAAGCAGTCTACAGAGCTGTTCCAGTGCatgtattttaaagacaaagaccCAGAAACGGAGGAGCGTTGCATATCTGATGGGGTCATTTATTCAATTAGAACAAATGGTGTGCTTGTGTTTATACCAAG GTTTGGAATCAAAGGTGCTGcttatctaaaaaataaagatggtttGGTGATCTCATGTGGCGCAGACAGCCGTTCTGAATGGAAACCAGGATCCCTTCAAcgatttcaaaacaaaatcacCTCAACCACAACAGAAGGGGCATCTGTGACTTTCCATTTGTTTGACCATGTAACA GTGAGAATATCTGTACAGGCCTCACGTTGCCATTCGGATACGATCAGGCTTGAAATAATAAGCAACAAACCATACATGATACCAGACACAGAATGTTTCCAACAGAGCGCCCTCTTGCTAAAGAGTGAGTTAGTGAAAGAAGTAACTAGATCCGTGGAGGAAGCTCAGCTTGCCCAAGAAGTCCAAGTAAACGTCATTCAGGAAGATTACCAAAAATACTGCCAAACAAAGGGGAGAAGCCTGTACCTCCTTCTGGAGGAAATCAGGGACCTGGCTCTCCTGGATGTTTCAAACAGTTCTGGAGTATGA
- the DIS3L gene encoding DIS3-like exonuclease 1 isoform X4 has translation MQTACQAVQHQRGRRQYNKLRNLLKDARHDCVLFANEFQQHCYLPRERGESLEKWQTRSIYNAAVWYYHHCQDRMPIVMVTEDEEAIQQYGSETEGVFVISFKNYLDNFWPDLKAAHELCDSILQSRRERENESQEGHGKEYPEHLPLEVLEAGIKSGRYIQGTLNVNKHRAQIEAFVRLQGASSKDSGLVSDVLIHGMKARNRSIHGDVVVVELLPKNDWKGRTVALCENDGDDKASGEPPSEPMPTGRVVGILQKNWRDYVVTFPSKEEVQSQGKNAQKILVTPWDYRIPKIRISTQQAEALQDFRVVVRIDSWESTSVYPNGHFVRVLGRIGDLEAEIATILVENSISVVPFSEAQMCEMPVNTPENPWKVNPEDERERRDLRKTHLVFSIDPKGCEDVDDTLSVRTLHNGNLELGVHIADVTHFVAPNSYIDIEARTRATTYYLADRRYDMLPSVLSADLCSLLGGVDRYAVSVMWELDKTSYEIKKVWYGRTIIRSAYKLFYEAAQELLDGNVSIVDDIPEFRNLDEKSREARLKELVWAIGKLTDIARHVRAKRDRCGALELEGVEVRVQLDEKKNIHDLIPKQPLEVHETVAECMILANHWVAKKIWESFPHQALMRQHPPPHQEFFSELRECAKAKGFVIDTRSNKTLADSLDKANDPNDPIVNRLLRSMATQAMSNALYFSTGSCAEEEFHHYGLALDKYTHFTSPIRRYSDIIVHRLLMAAISKDKKMEIKENLFSNKDLEELCRHINNRNRAAQHSQKQSTELFQCMYFKDKDPETEERCISDGVIYSIRTNGVLVFIPRFGIKGAAYLKNKDGLVISCGADSRSEWKPGSLQRFQNKITSTTTEGASVTFHLFDHVTVRISVQASRCHSDTIRLEIISNKPYMIPDTECFQQSALLLKSELVKEVTRSVEEAQLAQEVQVNVIQEDYQKYCQTKGRSLYLLLEEIRDLALLDVSNSSGV, from the exons ACAGTATAACAAATTGCGAAACCTCCTGAAGGATGCGCGTCATGACTGCGTTCTCTTTGCTAATGAATTCCAGCAGCACTGCTATCTCCCTCGGGAGAGAGGAGAATCCTTGGAAAAGTGGCAGACCAG GAGCATCTACAATGCAGCCGTTTGGTACTATCACCACTGCCAGGATAGGATGCCAATCGTTATGGTGACAGAAGATGAAGAGGCAATCCAGCAGTATGGAAGCGAAACAGAAGGAGTGTTTGTGATTTCTTTCAAG AATTACCTGGACAATTTTTGGCCTGATTTAAAGGCGGCCCATGAGCTTTGTGATTCTATCCTTCAGTCTCGACGGGAAAGGGAGAATGAGAGTCAGGAGGGCCACGGCAAGGAGTACCCAGAACATCTTCCCCTGGAAGTGTTAGAAGCCGGCATCAAATCTGGACGCTATATCCAG GGAACTCTGAACGTCAACAAACACAGAGCTCAAATAGAAGCTTTTGTTCGACTTCAAGGAGCCAGCAGTAAAGATTCAG GTTTAGTCAGCGACGTCCTAATCCATGGGATGAAGGCTCGAAACCGCTCGATTCACGGGGACGTGGTCGTTGTGGAGCTGCTCCCTAAAAATGACTGGAAAGGGAGAACCGTCGCCCTGTGCGAGAATGACGGTGACGACAAGGCCTCGGGCGAGCCCCCGAGTGAGCCCATGCCCACAG gCAGAGTGGTGGGCATCCTTCAGAAGAACTGGCGGGATTATGTGGTGACATTTCCATCCAAAGAAGAGGTCCAATCTCAGGGCAAAAATGCTCAGAAAATCCTAGTCACGCCTTGGGATTACAGAATTCCCAAAATCCGAATTAGCACCCAGCAAGCAGAAGCCCTCCAG gACTTCAGGGTGGTTGTGCGCATAGATTCCTGGGAGTCGACATCCGTGTATCCAAACGGACATTTTGTGCGTGTCTTAGGAAGAATCGGAGATCTGGAAGCGGAGATTGCAACCATCCTGGTGGAAAACAGCATCTCAGTTGTTCCCTTCTCAGAAGCCCAG ATGTGTGAGATGCCAGTGAACACACCCGAAAATCCCTGGAAGGTGAATCCTGAAGACGAACGAGAACGCAGAGACTTGAGGAAAACCCATCTTGTATTCAGCATCGACCCCAAAGGTTGTGAAGATGTGGATGACACACTCTCAGTCAGAACCTTACATAACGGCAATCTGGAACTTGGGGTCCACATTGCAGACGTAACTCACTTTGTGGCACCAAATTCCTATATTGATATTGAAGCTAGAACAAG GGCCACCACTTATTATTTAGCAGACCGTCGCTATGACATGCTGCCCTCCGTCCTCAGCGCTGACTTGTGCTCCCTCCTGGGAGGCGTCGATAG GTATGCTGTAAGCGTCATGTGGGAATTGGATAAAACCTCCTATGAAATTAAGAAAGTGTGGTATGGCAGAACCATTATTCGATCAGCGTATAAACTCTTTTATGAAGCAGCCCAGGAACTGCTGGATGGAAATGTCAGCATTGTTGATGAtattccagaattcagaaacttgGATGAGAAGAGCAGAGAAGCCAGGCTCAAGGAGTTAGTGTGGGCAATCGGAAAGCTGACTGACATAGCACGCCACGTCCGAGCTAAACGAGACCGCTGTGGTGCCCTGGAACTGGAAGGGGTGGAGGTTCGCGTCCAGCTAGACGAGAAAAAGAACATTCATGACCTCATCCCCAAGCAGCCCCTGGAGGTCCACGAGACGGTGGCTGAGTGCATGATCCTGGCCAACCACTGGGTAGCCAAGAAGATCTGGGAGAGCTTCCCTCATCAAGCCCTCATGCGCCAACACCCTCCGCCACACCAGGAGTTTTTCTCCGAACTCCGAGAATGTGCTAAAGCAAAAGGTTTCGTCATAGACACACG GTCCAACAAAACACTGGCTGATTCTCTGGATAAGGCAAATGACCCCAATGACCCCATCGTAAACAGGTTGCTACGATCTATGGCTACACAGGCCATGTCTAATGCACTGTATTTCTCCACTGGATCGTGTGCAGAGGAAGAGTTCCATCATTAtg gtcTTGCATTAGATAAATATACTCACTTTACTTCTCCAATAAGAAGATATTCAGATATTATAGTACACCGATTGTTAATGGCAGCCAtttcaaaagataagaaaatggaaattaaggaaaatttgtTCAGTAACAAAGATCTTGAGGAATTATGCAGACATATCAACAACAGAAACCGA GCAGCCCAGCATTCTCAGAAGCAGTCTACAGAGCTGTTCCAGTGCatgtattttaaagacaaagaccCAGAAACGGAGGAGCGTTGCATATCTGATGGGGTCATTTATTCAATTAGAACAAATGGTGTGCTTGTGTTTATACCAAG GTTTGGAATCAAAGGTGCTGcttatctaaaaaataaagatggtttGGTGATCTCATGTGGCGCAGACAGCCGTTCTGAATGGAAACCAGGATCCCTTCAAcgatttcaaaacaaaatcacCTCAACCACAACAGAAGGGGCATCTGTGACTTTCCATTTGTTTGACCATGTAACA GTGAGAATATCTGTACAGGCCTCACGTTGCCATTCGGATACGATCAGGCTTGAAATAATAAGCAACAAACCATACATGATACCAGACACAGAATGTTTCCAACAGAGCGCCCTCTTGCTAAAGAGTGAGTTAGTGAAAGAAGTAACTAGATCCGTGGAGGAAGCTCAGCTTGCCCAAGAAGTCCAAGTAAACGTCATTCAGGAAGATTACCAAAAATACTGCCAAACAAAGGGGAGAAGCCTGTACCTCCTTCTGGAGGAAATCAGGGACCTGGCTCTCCTGGATGTTTCAAACAGTTCTGGAGTATGA
- the DIS3L gene encoding DIS3-like exonuclease 1 isoform X2, with protein sequence MPQTSCPSEEDGPLHAGFVNDGKLLSSDVTHYVIPDWKIVQDYLEILEFAELKGIIFMQTACQAVQHQRGRRQYNKLRNLLKDARHDCVLFANEFQQHCYLPRERGESLEKWQTRSIYNAAVWYYHHCQDRMPIVMVTEDEEAIQQYGSETEGVFVISFKNYLDNFWPDLKAAHELCDSILQSRRERENESQEGHGKEYPEHLPLEVLEAGIKSGRYIQGTLNVNKHRAQIEAFVRLQGASSKDSGLVSDVLIHGMKARNRSIHGDVVVVELLPKNDWKGRTVALCENDGDDKASGEPPSEPMPTGRVVGILQKNWRDYVVTFPSKEEVQSQGKNAQKILVTPWDYRIPKIRISTQQAEALQDFRVVVRIDSWESTSVYPNGHFVRVLGRIGDLEAEIATILVENSISVVPFSEAQMCEMPVNTPENPWKVNPEDERERRDLRKTHLVFSIDPKGCEDVDDTLSVRTLHNGNLELGVHIADVTHFVAPNSYIDIEARTRATTYYLADRRYDMLPSVLSADLCSLLGGVDRYAVSVMWELDKTSYEIKKVWYGRTIIRSAYKLFYEAAQELLDGNVSIVDDIPEFRNLDEKSREARLKELVWAIGKLTDIARHVRAKRDRCGALELEGVEVRVQLDEKKNIHDLIPKQPLEVHETVAECMILANHWVAKKIWESFPHQALMRQHPPPHQEFFSELRECAKAKGFVIDTRSNKTLADSLDKANDPNDPIVNRLLRSMATQAMSNALYFSTGSCAEEEFHHYGLALDKYTHFTSPIRRYSDIIVHRLLMAAISKDKKMEIKENLFSNKDLEELCRHINNRNRAAQHSQKQSTELFQCMYFKDKDPETEERCISDGVIYSIRTNGVLVFIPRFGIKGAAYLKNKDGLVISCGADSRSEWKPGSLQRFQNKITSTTTEGASVTFHLFDHVTVRISVQASRCHSDTIRLEIISNKPYMIPDTECFQQSALLLKSELVKEVTRSVEEAQLAQEVQVNVIQEDYQKYCQTKGRSLYLLLEEIRDLALLDVSNSSGV encoded by the exons ACAGTATAACAAATTGCGAAACCTCCTGAAGGATGCGCGTCATGACTGCGTTCTCTTTGCTAATGAATTCCAGCAGCACTGCTATCTCCCTCGGGAGAGAGGAGAATCCTTGGAAAAGTGGCAGACCAG GAGCATCTACAATGCAGCCGTTTGGTACTATCACCACTGCCAGGATAGGATGCCAATCGTTATGGTGACAGAAGATGAAGAGGCAATCCAGCAGTATGGAAGCGAAACAGAAGGAGTGTTTGTGATTTCTTTCAAG AATTACCTGGACAATTTTTGGCCTGATTTAAAGGCGGCCCATGAGCTTTGTGATTCTATCCTTCAGTCTCGACGGGAAAGGGAGAATGAGAGTCAGGAGGGCCACGGCAAGGAGTACCCAGAACATCTTCCCCTGGAAGTGTTAGAAGCCGGCATCAAATCTGGACGCTATATCCAG GGAACTCTGAACGTCAACAAACACAGAGCTCAAATAGAAGCTTTTGTTCGACTTCAAGGAGCCAGCAGTAAAGATTCAG GTTTAGTCAGCGACGTCCTAATCCATGGGATGAAGGCTCGAAACCGCTCGATTCACGGGGACGTGGTCGTTGTGGAGCTGCTCCCTAAAAATGACTGGAAAGGGAGAACCGTCGCCCTGTGCGAGAATGACGGTGACGACAAGGCCTCGGGCGAGCCCCCGAGTGAGCCCATGCCCACAG gCAGAGTGGTGGGCATCCTTCAGAAGAACTGGCGGGATTATGTGGTGACATTTCCATCCAAAGAAGAGGTCCAATCTCAGGGCAAAAATGCTCAGAAAATCCTAGTCACGCCTTGGGATTACAGAATTCCCAAAATCCGAATTAGCACCCAGCAAGCAGAAGCCCTCCAG gACTTCAGGGTGGTTGTGCGCATAGATTCCTGGGAGTCGACATCCGTGTATCCAAACGGACATTTTGTGCGTGTCTTAGGAAGAATCGGAGATCTGGAAGCGGAGATTGCAACCATCCTGGTGGAAAACAGCATCTCAGTTGTTCCCTTCTCAGAAGCCCAG ATGTGTGAGATGCCAGTGAACACACCCGAAAATCCCTGGAAGGTGAATCCTGAAGACGAACGAGAACGCAGAGACTTGAGGAAAACCCATCTTGTATTCAGCATCGACCCCAAAGGTTGTGAAGATGTGGATGACACACTCTCAGTCAGAACCTTACATAACGGCAATCTGGAACTTGGGGTCCACATTGCAGACGTAACTCACTTTGTGGCACCAAATTCCTATATTGATATTGAAGCTAGAACAAG GGCCACCACTTATTATTTAGCAGACCGTCGCTATGACATGCTGCCCTCCGTCCTCAGCGCTGACTTGTGCTCCCTCCTGGGAGGCGTCGATAG GTATGCTGTAAGCGTCATGTGGGAATTGGATAAAACCTCCTATGAAATTAAGAAAGTGTGGTATGGCAGAACCATTATTCGATCAGCGTATAAACTCTTTTATGAAGCAGCCCAGGAACTGCTGGATGGAAATGTCAGCATTGTTGATGAtattccagaattcagaaacttgGATGAGAAGAGCAGAGAAGCCAGGCTCAAGGAGTTAGTGTGGGCAATCGGAAAGCTGACTGACATAGCACGCCACGTCCGAGCTAAACGAGACCGCTGTGGTGCCCTGGAACTGGAAGGGGTGGAGGTTCGCGTCCAGCTAGACGAGAAAAAGAACATTCATGACCTCATCCCCAAGCAGCCCCTGGAGGTCCACGAGACGGTGGCTGAGTGCATGATCCTGGCCAACCACTGGGTAGCCAAGAAGATCTGGGAGAGCTTCCCTCATCAAGCCCTCATGCGCCAACACCCTCCGCCACACCAGGAGTTTTTCTCCGAACTCCGAGAATGTGCTAAAGCAAAAGGTTTCGTCATAGACACACG GTCCAACAAAACACTGGCTGATTCTCTGGATAAGGCAAATGACCCCAATGACCCCATCGTAAACAGGTTGCTACGATCTATGGCTACACAGGCCATGTCTAATGCACTGTATTTCTCCACTGGATCGTGTGCAGAGGAAGAGTTCCATCATTAtg gtcTTGCATTAGATAAATATACTCACTTTACTTCTCCAATAAGAAGATATTCAGATATTATAGTACACCGATTGTTAATGGCAGCCAtttcaaaagataagaaaatggaaattaaggaaaatttgtTCAGTAACAAAGATCTTGAGGAATTATGCAGACATATCAACAACAGAAACCGA GCAGCCCAGCATTCTCAGAAGCAGTCTACAGAGCTGTTCCAGTGCatgtattttaaagacaaagaccCAGAAACGGAGGAGCGTTGCATATCTGATGGGGTCATTTATTCAATTAGAACAAATGGTGTGCTTGTGTTTATACCAAG GTTTGGAATCAAAGGTGCTGcttatctaaaaaataaagatggtttGGTGATCTCATGTGGCGCAGACAGCCGTTCTGAATGGAAACCAGGATCCCTTCAAcgatttcaaaacaaaatcacCTCAACCACAACAGAAGGGGCATCTGTGACTTTCCATTTGTTTGACCATGTAACA GTGAGAATATCTGTACAGGCCTCACGTTGCCATTCGGATACGATCAGGCTTGAAATAATAAGCAACAAACCATACATGATACCAGACACAGAATGTTTCCAACAGAGCGCCCTCTTGCTAAAGAGTGAGTTAGTGAAAGAAGTAACTAGATCCGTGGAGGAAGCTCAGCTTGCCCAAGAAGTCCAAGTAAACGTCATTCAGGAAGATTACCAAAAATACTGCCAAACAAAGGGGAGAAGCCTGTACCTCCTTCTGGAGGAAATCAGGGACCTGGCTCTCCTGGATGTTTCAAACAGTTCTGGAGTATGA